Genomic window (Arachis hypogaea cultivar Tifrunner chromosome 13, arahy.Tifrunner.gnm2.J5K5, whole genome shotgun sequence):
TCAGGGGTAAAGCGCTCCACAGCCGATCCGGACGCGTGTTCCCGACAGCTCACCTACAGCTGTGAGGAGAACGCCTCAGAGAAAGTGAGCATATCCttgcagggcccacctctgacacagtatataaggggaaggtttttacccttcccccaaggtacgttacATAACTCTACCCCTTTTTCGCCTGCACACTTCATTGACTTGCgcgtcagagtgtctttgcaggtgacacccccacCTTCACATCCGGAGAGCTCGGGACCTCGCCTATTCCAACTCGGAGACGTACGACTAGACGACCTCCCCTTTTTTGTTGATCAGGATATTCACCCGATCAGTCTAGTACCCGacttaccgaacattggcgccgtctgtggggagcGTCCATGGACTTCGTACTGGTCCAAAGTGGAACAGGCCGCGAGGCCGAGCCTGGAGGGGACGCTGCCGCGACTACTTCCCAGCAGCGTACAAGATCCCCTCCAAGACATCCAACACAATCTCGCGAAGGATGCCCCTTCGGGGGAACTGGCGACAACCacgccagaataatgcaagaactgCGCCATAGGATGCAAGACCTGGAACGCCGGCTGGCAGACAGGGAATACGACCAGCACACCCCAGAACAAAGCCACTCTTGCTCTCACTCTAGGAGCCACTCCAGATGCACGCCCAGCCCCCAGGCCGAATCCGAGAGCGCTGGGGAAAGAGGACGCGCTAAAAGACGCCTGATCCTGTCATCTACGCCAGACAAGAAGGGCAGCACACTACAGGTCGGGGAGCCGAAGACGCTCGTCGGGAGGACGACGAAGGAAGAACAAGGAGAACACGGGGACCCGTGATAATGGGGGCAACCCCATTTCATCGTTCCATACTCGAGGTCCGGCTGCCAAAACActttgacaagccaacggacatgaggtacgacggaACGCAAGACCCACTGGAACACCTCACGGATtttgaggccagaatgaacctTGAAGGAATGGGAGACGAGGTAAGGTGCCGCGCCTTCCTGGTCACCCTGGCGGGGACTGCAATACGGTGGTTCAATAACCTCCCGCAGGGCTCGGTGACTGGCTTCGCAGATATCAGTCACGCCTTCTTAGCCCAATTCACGACCAGGATTGCAAAGGCGAAGAACCCAATCAACCTGCTCGGGGTGACCCAACGACCCGACGAGTCGACTAGGAAATACCTAGACATATTCAACGATGAGTGCTTGGAAATCGACGGGCTAACGGACTCAGTCGCGAGTTTGTGCCTGACGAACGGACTCCTGAACGAGGACTTCAGAAAGCACCTTACCACGAAACCAGTGTGGAGTATGCAGGAAATCCAATGTGTGGACAAGGAGTACATGAACGACGAAGAAGTGAGCTGAGTCGTGGCTGCCAACAAACGGTAGCCCCCTCACAACCAAGACCGGCACCGCGGAAGCGGAGAAGGACAAAAGGAACACGCTAGAGACGGCGGCCCAAGCAAGGCTCCCAGACCATTTCCTCGTTTCGGGAAGTTCACCAACTACACTTCCCTCACCGCACCGATCATGGAAGTTTATCAACAAATCGCCGAAAAGGGGATCttgtcgaagccccgaccactgaAGGAACGAACAGGGGGAAACCGAAGCCTCTACTGTGACTATCACAAGGGCTATGGACATAAAACCCAAGACTGCTTCGATCTAAAGGACGCACTGGAGCAGGCCATCAGGGATGGAAAACTAGCCGCATTTTCCCACCTCATAAGGGAGCCGAGGCGACGGAATCGCGACCACGACAGTGAGGATATGACTCGGGCACCGAAGCGACGCCAAGAACCGGAGGACGACGACCAGGGCCTCACCATAGTGAACGTGGTAACAGCTAGGAAAGCAGCACCTAGGTCAAAGTCGGCACACAAGAAAGACGCCAAAGTCCTGGCGGTCTCCTCATCCTCTACGTGAAACACTAGGAAGCTCCCACCCATTTCGTTCGGTCCGGAAGATCAGTGGTTCGACGAGATCGGAGAGAGCCCTCCCATGGTCATAacggccagagtgggaaccggTCTCATCAAACAAATCCTTGTAGATACGGGGGcagactcgaacatcatgttccgcaatGTGTTCGATGCTTTGGGCCTAATGGACGCCGACCTACAGATGCACCAGCACGGTGTCGTAGGGCTTGGCAACCATTTCATCAAGCCAGATGGCATAATCACCCTGCCGATCTCACTAGGACAAGGACAGGGGAGGAGAACGGTAATGGCCGAATTTGTGATCCTATTAGACTCCAccgcctacaacatcatcctggggagaaagACAATCAACGACCTAGGAGGAGTCATCAGCACGAGGATGTTAGTAATGAAGTTCATAACTGAAGAAGGGTCAGTAGGATCTGTGAGAGGAGActtggaaacggcagtcgcttgcga
Coding sequences:
- the LOC140177734 gene encoding uncharacterized protein, coding for MGATPFHRSILEVRLPKHFDKPTDMRYDGTQDPLEHLTDFEARMNLEGMGDEVRCRAFLVTLAGTAIRWFNNLPQGSVTGFADISHAFLAQFTTRIAKAKNPINLLGVTQRPDESTRKYLDIFNDECLEIDGLTDSVASLCLTNGLLNEDFRKHLTTKPVWSMQEIQCVDKEYMNDEEVS